A genomic region of Photobacterium swingsii contains the following coding sequences:
- a CDS encoding sulfatase-like hydrolase/transferase has product MKENDKKNFLFSPFQQVVINLKETYNTFLFSGLLTIAIALSYAAMSFETTGIVDTIYLYSIPLYYYALVLIIPIITSSLHIWRVGVYFSLFSKSILDLFLLTNLAVFKIYNFHIDIVFLEMVMKDFQGFGFSFGALLLSTLVTTIIFFVNFLPVLFNSKARKTLLINMLALIILICNQIIHAVGFYYNTTNITSHTPVFPYYYPTTSHGLVSDISEVIPSIGYQANTDNVGLNLDYPKKALKFEHVADRMNILLVVLESWRFDSLTPDVMPNMYQFSKIATNYTNHYSSGNVTVSGLFGLFSGLHPTYLTYAQSQPLQNQSLLTRRLSDLNYDIDIYTSTNLERFNLKPIFFGDINDDNYHYIDDGRSFENDKALNDTLISSLSEQSITPWFKFIFYNSSHSFYDYPESHEKYTPVAMNESAFLNTNEESITSVFNKYKNSLHYIDTLFESIENKLRETGQLEKTVIIITGDHAEEFNDNKVGHWGHGSNYSKYQSKVPLIIYRPKNKSQSVEAKTTTHVDIAPTLLKNYLGVKDDANSFSSGIDILDNNKSDDQRSFIITSYKDTGYFIENKIYSNGVIYSHYNVDNVMRKISEVDTQAILKLKQESIKFISNP; this is encoded by the coding sequence ATGAAAGAGAACGATAAAAAAAACTTTCTATTTAGCCCTTTCCAGCAAGTGGTTATTAACCTAAAAGAAACCTATAACACATTTTTGTTTAGTGGCTTACTGACTATTGCGATTGCTTTATCTTACGCTGCTATGTCTTTTGAAACGACAGGCATAGTCGATACTATCTATTTATATAGTATACCACTGTATTATTATGCTCTAGTTTTAATAATACCTATTATTACTTCTTCACTTCATATATGGAGAGTTGGGGTTTACTTCTCTTTATTTTCAAAATCCATATTAGATCTATTTCTTTTGACCAATCTAGCTGTTTTCAAGATTTATAATTTTCACATTGATATTGTGTTTTTAGAAATGGTAATGAAAGACTTTCAAGGATTTGGATTTTCTTTCGGAGCGCTATTATTATCAACGCTGGTAACTACAATTATATTTTTCGTTAACTTCCTACCTGTATTGTTCAACAGTAAAGCTCGTAAAACCCTATTAATAAACATGCTTGCTTTGATAATACTTATTTGTAATCAGATCATTCATGCTGTTGGTTTTTATTACAATACTACCAATATAACAAGTCATACTCCTGTATTTCCTTACTACTATCCAACAACATCACATGGACTAGTAAGTGATATCTCTGAAGTGATACCTAGTATCGGTTATCAAGCTAATACTGATAACGTAGGTTTAAACCTAGATTACCCCAAAAAAGCTCTTAAATTTGAACATGTAGCAGATAGAATGAATATCCTTCTAGTTGTGCTTGAAAGTTGGAGGTTTGATAGCTTAACCCCTGATGTTATGCCAAATATGTATCAGTTTTCAAAAATAGCGACAAACTATACCAACCACTATAGTAGTGGAAATGTGACTGTATCAGGATTATTTGGATTGTTTTCTGGTTTGCATCCAACATATCTAACGTATGCTCAATCTCAACCATTGCAAAACCAAAGCTTACTTACAAGGCGTCTAAGTGACTTAAACTATGATATTGATATTTATACATCAACAAACTTAGAGCGATTTAATCTTAAGCCTATTTTTTTTGGCGATATAAATGATGATAATTACCATTATATAGATGATGGACGATCGTTCGAAAATGATAAAGCTTTAAATGATACATTAATTTCATCCTTATCAGAGCAATCTATTACCCCTTGGTTTAAGTTTATATTCTATAATTCTTCACATAGTTTTTATGACTACCCTGAAAGCCATGAAAAGTACACCCCTGTCGCAATGAATGAGTCTGCATTTTTAAACACAAATGAAGAGTCTATCACCTCTGTATTTAATAAATATAAAAACTCACTACATTATATTGATACGTTATTTGAATCTATAGAAAATAAACTTCGTGAAACAGGGCAACTGGAAAAAACCGTTATTATTATTACAGGCGATCACGCTGAAGAGTTTAATGATAATAAGGTAGGTCATTGGGGTCATGGTTCAAACTATAGCAAATACCAATCGAAAGTACCGCTAATAATCTATCGACCAAAAAACAAATCACAAAGCGTCGAAGCTAAGACAACAACCCACGTAGATATCGCTCCAACTTTATTAAAAAACTATTTAGGCGTTAAAGATGATGCCAATTCGTTTAGTTCTGGCATAGATATATTAGATAATAACAAATCTGATGATCAACGTTCATTCATCATAACTAGCTATAAAGACACCGGATACTTTATTGAAAATAAAATATATTCAAATGGTGTCATTTACTCTCATTACAATGTAGATAATGTCATGAGAAAAATAAGCGAAGTAGATACTCAAGCTATACTTAAGTTAAAACAAGAATCTATAAAATTCATATCTAATCCATAA
- a CDS encoding DUF1904 domain-containing protein produces MPHLRFRAIDTQHVQAISIQLVDALQPLMNCPREDFTIEHIPSTFVFDGKVSQAYPFVEVFWFDRGQEVQDAVAVHLTALVRQAMANENQDVAVIFTALTPGAYYDNGEHY; encoded by the coding sequence ATGCCTCACCTTCGTTTTCGTGCAATCGATACGCAGCATGTACAAGCGATCTCTATTCAGCTTGTTGATGCGCTACAACCATTGATGAACTGCCCTCGAGAAGATTTTACGATCGAACATATACCTTCAACCTTCGTTTTTGACGGTAAGGTTTCTCAAGCATATCCTTTTGTTGAAGTATTTTGGTTCGATCGTGGCCAAGAGGTTCAAGATGCTGTTGCTGTGCATCTTACAGCGCTTGTTCGTCAAGCGATGGCAAATGAGAACCAAGATGTTGCTGTTATTTTTACAGCGCTAACACCAGGTGCTTATTATGATAATGGCGAGCATTATTAA
- a CDS encoding endonuclease/exonuclease/phosphatase family protein — protein MARYIRILVSIILLAIISVVSFTEWSFKVTETPEVAADIKSVMPQYSYNCVDKDHVLPLDRNGELDVTVWNIYKQQRENWQKALKEYSADSQLVLLQEANLTLGLAEYLRNASWQVTMANAFKFLDTSAGVMNLSSASANKTCAYLSMEPWLRLPKSALFARYQLSNGQALAVVNLHGVNFTLGVEEYEDQMAKLERVLASHTGPMILAGDFNSWRQARLDIVEAMRERLGLREIELGNDQRIKILGQPLDHLYYRGLILKKAEAPLTDASDHNPIIASFKITPARSSVATQQ, from the coding sequence ATGGCGCGTTATATACGAATTTTAGTATCTATTATTCTACTAGCGATAATAAGCGTTGTTAGTTTTACAGAGTGGTCATTTAAAGTGACTGAAACACCTGAAGTGGCTGCTGATATAAAGAGTGTGATGCCACAGTATTCATACAACTGCGTAGACAAGGATCATGTCTTACCGCTTGATCGTAATGGTGAGCTGGACGTTACTGTATGGAATATTTATAAACAGCAGCGTGAAAACTGGCAAAAAGCACTGAAAGAATACAGTGCCGATAGTCAGTTGGTATTATTACAAGAAGCTAATCTTACTCTTGGTTTAGCTGAGTATCTACGCAATGCTTCATGGCAAGTTACCATGGCTAATGCATTTAAGTTCTTAGATACATCGGCAGGCGTTATGAATTTATCGAGTGCGAGTGCAAATAAAACCTGTGCTTACCTGTCAATGGAGCCTTGGTTACGGTTACCTAAATCGGCGCTCTTTGCACGTTATCAGTTATCTAACGGGCAAGCTTTAGCGGTTGTTAATTTGCATGGTGTGAATTTCACCTTGGGTGTTGAAGAATATGAAGACCAGATGGCAAAGCTGGAACGTGTATTAGCGAGCCATACTGGCCCTATGATTTTAGCAGGTGATTTTAATAGCTGGCGTCAAGCAAGGTTAGATATTGTAGAGGCGATGAGGGAAAGGCTAGGGCTACGAGAGATAGAGCTGGGTAATGATCAACGGATCAAAATACTTGGCCAGCCATTAGATCATTTGTATTACCGAGGTTTGATACTTAAAAAAGCGGAGGCACCATTAACTGATGCCTCCGATCATAATCCTATTATTGCGAGCTTTAAGATTACGCCAGCGCGATCATCAGTGGCCACACAACAATAA